A single Anaerolineae bacterium DNA region contains:
- the rpsU gene encoding 30S ribosomal protein S21 codes for MRVELRSGESQEQLLKRFRQQVMKEKILSEVRKRRWYMSKGEKTRIAKAKAIRRARRKARQQERRQASQR; via the coding sequence GTGCGGGTTGAGCTTCGCTCCGGTGAGTCGCAGGAGCAATTGCTGAAGCGGTTCCGGCAGCAGGTGATGAAAGAGAAGATCCTCTCGGAAGTGCGCAAGCGCCGTTGGTACATGTCCAAGGGCGAGAAGACGCGCATCGCCAAGGCCAAGGCCATACGCCGGGCCCGTCGCAAGGCTCGTCAGCAGGAGCGCCGTCAGGCCTCCCAGCGCTAG
- a CDS encoding nitrogen fixation protein NifH has product MSWMDQFGGDSLDWLLDQADPGVRYLALRDLLDRPQGDGELEIARAEAHVRGPIADILDAMHPDGYWVKPGPGYLPKYRSTVWSLISLAQLGASADADDRVGRACAYALDHGLQATGQFSVTGPPSGTVDCLQGNLCASLLALGCDPARLEAAFEWMARTVTGEGLAPKEDRHALVRYYAGKCGPLFACGAHNGTSCAWGGAKVMLAFSCWPPERRTPLVQRAIEAGVEFFLSTDPVACQYPRGYSAKPSGNWWKLGFPLFYITDVLQVAEAMVALGRGADSRLAHTLEYIGGKRDVSGRWALEYDYSGKTWAHYGAKKQPSKWVTLRALRALKGAYEQGARVA; this is encoded by the coding sequence ATGTCATGGATGGATCAGTTCGGCGGCGATTCCCTCGACTGGCTGCTGGACCAGGCCGATCCTGGCGTCCGCTACCTGGCGCTGCGCGACCTGCTGGACCGGCCCCAGGGCGATGGGGAGCTGGAGATCGCGCGCGCCGAGGCCCACGTCCGCGGGCCCATCGCCGACATACTGGACGCCATGCACCCAGATGGCTATTGGGTCAAGCCGGGCCCCGGGTACCTGCCCAAGTACCGTTCCACCGTCTGGTCGCTGATATCCCTGGCGCAGTTGGGCGCCTCTGCTGACGCAGACGACCGGGTGGGCCGGGCCTGTGCCTACGCCCTCGACCACGGTCTCCAGGCCACAGGGCAGTTCAGCGTCACCGGTCCTCCCTCGGGAACGGTGGACTGCCTGCAGGGCAATCTGTGCGCCTCCCTTCTGGCCCTGGGGTGCGACCCTGCCCGGCTGGAGGCCGCCTTCGAGTGGATGGCGCGTACCGTCACCGGCGAAGGGTTGGCTCCAAAGGAAGACCGTCACGCCCTGGTACGCTACTACGCCGGCAAGTGTGGTCCCCTGTTCGCCTGTGGCGCCCACAACGGGACCTCGTGTGCCTGGGGTGGCGCCAAGGTGATGCTAGCCTTCTCCTGCTGGCCCCCCGAGCGGCGCACGCCCCTAGTCCAGCGCGCCATCGAGGCCGGGGTGGAGTTCTTCCTCTCCACCGACCCGGTGGCCTGCCAGTACCCCCGCGGCTACAGTGCCAAGCCCAGCGGCAATTGGTGGAAGCTAGGCTTCCCTCTCTTCTACATCACCGACGTGCTCCAGGTGGCGGAGGCCATGGTGGCGTTGGGGCGCGGCGCCGACTCCCGCCTGGCCCACACCCTGGAGTACATCGGCGGCAAGCGGGACGTCTCGGGCCGGTGGGCGCTGGAGTACGACTATTCAGGCAAGACCTGGGCACATTACGGGGCCAAGAAGCAGCCCAGCAAGTGGGTGACCCTGCGGGCCCTGCGGGCGCTCAAGGGGGCGTACGAACAGGGTGCTCGAGTCGCCTAG
- a CDS encoding endonuclease III, producing MHELVATMLSHRTTQKNEAQAYERMWRQYGSWEAIRDAPLEDLAQAIRGANFEYAKAGNIQRALRIITETEGKPSIDFLRDLSPEEGRNWLMRLPGVGIKTASLVLLFCFGKPLLPVDTHVHRVSQRVGLIGRKVSAAAAHEELLALLPPDPQTLYNFHVNLLHLGQQVCLSRAPRHGKCPLRDVCDYYREEETQSTEPGAR from the coding sequence ATGCACGAGCTCGTGGCCACCATGCTCTCCCACCGCACCACTCAGAAGAACGAGGCCCAGGCATACGAGCGCATGTGGCGGCAGTACGGGTCCTGGGAGGCCATCCGGGATGCGCCCCTCGAGGACCTGGCTCAGGCCATCCGGGGGGCCAACTTCGAGTACGCCAAGGCGGGCAACATCCAGAGGGCCTTGCGCATCATCACCGAAACGGAGGGGAAGCCCAGCATAGACTTCCTACGGGACCTGAGCCCCGAGGAGGGCCGCAACTGGCTCATGAGGCTGCCAGGCGTGGGCATCAAGACGGCGTCCCTGGTGCTGCTGTTCTGCTTCGGCAAGCCTCTCCTGCCGGTGGACACCCACGTCCACCGGGTGAGCCAGCGGGTGGGACTGATCGGGCGCAAGGTGAGCGCGGCGGCGGCGCACGAGGAGCTACTGGCCCTGCTGCCCCCGGATCCGCAGACGCTGTACAACTTCCACGTCAACCTGCTACACCTAGGCCAGCAGGTGTGCCTGTCGCGCGCGCCCCGGCATGGAAAGTGCCCCCTGCGCGACGTCTGCGACTACTACCGGGAGGAGGAGACGCAGAGCACCGAGCCTGGCGCCCGGTGA
- a CDS encoding tryptophan-rich sensory protein — protein sequence MDKLPTLLLALLVPNAAGGIGALATASSVDTWYRGLRKPSWNPPGWVFGPAWTILYTMMGAASWLVSRSDSPHKDRALRLYGLQLSLNILWSVIFFGLRRVDLALVEIAALWGLILATLTSFYRVRPLAGLLLVPYQLWTSFAAVLNYELWRLNHRR from the coding sequence ATGGACAAGCTCCCGACCCTGTTGTTAGCGTTGCTCGTGCCCAACGCCGCTGGAGGCATCGGCGCCCTCGCCACCGCCTCCTCGGTAGACACCTGGTACCGCGGCCTACGCAAGCCCTCCTGGAACCCACCCGGCTGGGTGTTCGGTCCGGCCTGGACCATCCTTTACACCATGATGGGGGCGGCGTCCTGGCTGGTCTCCCGGAGCGACTCCCCCCACAAGGATCGGGCCCTGCGGCTCTACGGGCTGCAGCTGAGCCTCAACATCCTGTGGTCGGTCATCTTCTTCGGCCTGCGCCGAGTGGACCTAGCCCTGGTCGAGATAGCCGCCCTGTGGGGGCTGATTCTGGCCACGCTGACCAGCTTCTATCGGGTGCGGCCGCTGGCGGGGCTGCTGCTGGTGCCCTACCAGCTGTGGACTTCCTTCGCTGCCGTCCTCAACTATGAGCTCTGGCGCCTCAACCATCGGCGCTGA
- a CDS encoding ZIP family metal transporter encodes MPESAFVPVLIASVLAGFATMTGIVLVSLYGHWARRNSIYFASFAAGALISVSFLHLIPESMEMTSNGPLYLLAGFLGLYLLNRVMHLHSGHEHNHLESAVHIAESTGVVTVLGIGFHSFIDGVIYSVTFNVSVLTGALAAIGMVLHEVPEGVIAFVILHRAGYSRKGAFLGATLAAAVSTPLGALLSFPFVDSIAAADLGLMLALAGGVLLYVGASHLLPEVERENRASTVLALAAGVFVALVTGLIAE; translated from the coding sequence ATGCCTGAGAGCGCCTTCGTGCCGGTGTTGATAGCCAGTGTTCTCGCCGGGTTCGCCACCATGACCGGCATTGTCCTGGTGAGCCTCTACGGTCACTGGGCACGCCGGAACTCCATCTACTTTGCCAGCTTCGCTGCCGGCGCGCTCATCTCGGTGTCGTTCCTGCACCTCATCCCCGAGTCCATGGAGATGACCAGCAACGGCCCCCTGTACCTTCTGGCCGGCTTCCTGGGGCTGTACCTACTCAACCGGGTCATGCACCTCCACAGCGGCCACGAGCACAACCATTTGGAGTCGGCCGTCCACATCGCCGAGAGCACCGGGGTCGTGACCGTGCTGGGAATCGGCTTTCACTCCTTCATAGATGGGGTTATCTACTCGGTCACCTTCAACGTGAGTGTCCTCACGGGAGCGCTGGCGGCCATAGGCATGGTGCTCCACGAGGTGCCCGAGGGGGTCATCGCCTTCGTGATTCTGCACCGGGCCGGGTATAGCAGGAAGGGTGCCTTCCTGGGGGCAACTCTGGCCGCGGCAGTGAGTACCCCCTTGGGGGCCCTTCTTTCCTTCCCTTTCGTGGACTCTATCGCCGCGGCCGATCTGGGGCTCATGCTGGCCCTGGCCGGGGGAGTGCTGCTGTACGTGGGCGCCTCTCACCTGCTCCCCGAGGTGGAGCGGGAGAATCGGGCCTCGACCGTACTGGCCCTGGCGGCAGGAGTGTTCGTCGCCCTGGTCACCGGGCTGATAGCGGAGTGA
- a CDS encoding TIM barrel protein gives MPIKQSICYPMVKPPDMPLDELFRAGKEIGYAAVELWKPGEDFDEVMSLARKYGLAVAIMSGHDSLPDGLNKRSNHDRIEAELRHSIDVAAKHNIPGVICFSGNRQPHMTELEAIEAVADGLRRVAPYAESKGVNLNMELLNSKVDHPGYQCDHTAWGVAVCERVNSPRVKLLFDIYHMQIMEGDIIRTIRESIRWIGHFHTAGNPGRRDMDDTQELNYTGICRAIAATGYDLYVGHEFRPKGDVIQALRDTFALCNVS, from the coding sequence ATGCCCATCAAACAATCCATCTGCTACCCCATGGTCAAGCCGCCCGATATGCCCCTGGATGAGCTGTTCCGGGCGGGCAAGGAGATAGGTTATGCCGCCGTGGAGCTGTGGAAGCCGGGCGAAGACTTCGACGAGGTGATGTCTCTGGCCCGCAAGTACGGCTTGGCGGTGGCCATCATGAGCGGACACGATTCCCTGCCAGACGGGCTCAACAAGCGCAGCAATCACGACCGCATCGAGGCGGAGCTGCGCCATTCCATTGACGTCGCCGCCAAGCATAACATCCCCGGGGTGATCTGCTTCAGCGGCAACCGCCAGCCACACATGACCGAGCTGGAGGCCATCGAGGCGGTGGCGGACGGCCTCAGGCGGGTGGCCCCCTATGCCGAGAGCAAGGGTGTCAACCTGAACATGGAGCTGCTCAACTCCAAGGTGGACCACCCCGGCTACCAGTGCGACCACACAGCGTGGGGCGTGGCCGTATGCGAGCGCGTCAACAGCCCGCGGGTCAAGCTCCTCTTCGACATCTACCACATGCAGATCATGGAAGGGGACATCATCCGCACCATCCGGGAGAGCATTCGGTGGATCGGGCACTTCCACACCGCTGGGAACCCCGGCCGCCGGGATATGGATGACACCCAGGAACTCAACTACACCGGTATCTGCCGCGCTATCGCCGCCACCGGCTATGACCTCTACGTGGGTCACGAGTTCAGGCCTAAGGGCGACGTGATCCAAGCGCTGCGGGACACCTTCGCCCTTTGCAACGTGAGCTGA